The Paramisgurnus dabryanus chromosome 24, PD_genome_1.1, whole genome shotgun sequence genome contains the following window.
GATCCCACACAGGATCTCATCTTCCCCCCCGAGCTCATGGTTTGTTAAACCTACCTGGTTATAGTATTTAGTAGGTTATGTAAGTCTTGTATCCTGTAGCTCAATTCGTAGAGCAAAGCATGAGGAGCGCAAACGTTGTGGTTTTGATTTCTAGGtgaacacaaatactgataacATTTAGCTTGTATCTATCTATTGCAAATCGactcgctttggataaaagcatctgctaaatgcatgcatttggcagacacttttatcccaTGCACTTAAGCCACACATTATCCTTATGGCAAAAAATTTATTTCTTTgaccaaaaatatgtttttaaatatatgctaaatacattttgtagaaagtaaagcttaaataagaatatttttttatttgaaaatatattgcgttttaaccttcatatattaacatttatttcaaagtataaaatgaaaaaaaaaattataagtaGATTTTTGCAGTTGTAAATctatttaatttagtttttttataaaactgttatgtgaaagtgaaatataaatgctttaaaatacatttatttttaaaaataaatttcaaaatatacaaaaaaattggaaaaatataaaattgtgaaaaataccaaaatcattttttaaatatatttcagcacatatattttttgtatattttaaatatatttaaaattatatttgaatatGTATTTTTTGCTGCATGGGTattattagtatgtgtgttccctgggattcgaacccttgacctttgcactgcttacacaacatattttatatatttatggtgTATTGTGGTGTTATTTTCGGTGTATGTAGAGATTGGCAGAGTCACAGGAGCGAATCAGTCAGAAGTTCATTGGAGAGAGAATGACTTGGATCTCACCTGGATCTCTGGATGAGCTGCTACAGCTGAAAGCAGATCACCCACAAGCCCCTATTGTCATGGGAAACACCAACATAGGTTACATTCAGGCCCAACTTAAAGAAACCTTGCACTGTTTGACTAATTTAACGTTATTTCTTCTGTATTTTGCTCAATTCTAGTTGAATTCGCAGTTTATTTCATTGATCTTTTCAATAAATGAAgtaatattttttcaccaggTCTGGACATTAAGTTTAAGGGTATCTTTCATCCTGTTCTCTTATCACCAACACGAGTTCATGAATTGTTCAAAGTCACACAGAAACCAGAAggtatgtttgtgtttgtgtgtaggattagggttaggttagggttaacCCTAACTTGAACCCTAACAtcataaatatcaaaatttgacatttatatatattgGCAGAGACtttttttatccaaagtaacttGTTTGCTCActgggaattgaacccatgaTGTTGTGTGTTCCTGACAACCCCCTAACCAATTGATCTATCGATTGTTTTGTATTTGTAGGTGTTTGTGTGGGCGCAGGTTGCAGTATGTCTGTTGTGAAGAGTGTGTTGGAGAAGAGCATTGGTTCTTTTCCTCCAGAGAACACACACATGTTCAGAGCTCTTCTGCAGCAGATCAACCTCTTGGGTGGACAACAGATCCGTAATGTGGCTGTACTGGAACTCATATCACATCTCTTTTTTGTATACCTAAACTGATGTTAACACATCAGTTTAGTTCAAGGTTTATTGCTACCAAGGCAGAAAGCTACAATAAATACTTCTGTAACTTTGAACCAGACACTTAAGTATCGGATACACCGCAATAAATACAATATTAGGACAACAATAAATTAAACTGTAAATACAATATTATTGCaagaaacatctgtctggctGTCCCTccctctatctatctgtctgtccgtaCGTCCATCTGGCTGGCCATCTATCTAtccctttctgtctgtctgtctgtctatctgtctgtctttttgtctgtctgtctgtctatctacactatctatctatctatctacactatctatctatctatctatctacactatctatctatctacactatctatctatctatctatctatctatctatctatctatctatctacactatctatctatctatctatctatctatctatctatctatctatctatctatctatctacactatctatctatctacactatctatctatctatctatctatctatctatctatctatctatctatctatctatctatctatctatctacactatctatctatctacactatctatctatctatctatctatctatctatctatctatctatctatctatctatctatctatctatctatctatctatctatctatctatctatctatctatctatctatctatctatctatctatctatctatctatctatctatctatctatctatctatctatctatctatctgtctgcctgtctgtgtctggctctctgtctatctatccttgtctttttgtctgtctgtctgtccctgtctgtctatctatctgcctgtgctatctttctatctgtctgtctgtgctatctatccgtctgtctgCCTGCTATCTACCTAACTATCTACATGTCCGCCATCTGTCTACatgtctttctgtctctctctgtctttgtcTTTTTGTCTGCTTTccttctatctgtctgtctgtttgtctgtcctcatctgtctgtctatctgtctgtgtatgtatgtgtggcTGACTGTCTATTtatacctgtctgtctgtctatctatctgtgtttgtgtatgtctatctatctctTTCTATTTGTCTGCCTATCTGTCTGTGTCGAGCTGTCTTATCTAtccctgtctgtctatctttgtctgtctgtctggctgtctatctatctctgtGTATCTGGCTGTCTATCTACACTAtcttatgtctgtctgtctgtctgtctgtgtctgtctgtctgtctgtctgtgtgtttgtctgtgtcTGGCTGGCTGTCTTATCTatctctttctatctgtctgtctttttgtctgtctgtctatccctttctatctgtctgtttgtttgtctgtctgtctatctacacgatctatctgtctgtctgtctggctgtgtatctgtctgtctgtctgtctatctatctatttgtgTCTATGTGGCTGTCTATCtatctctttctgtctgtctgtctgtctatctatctattcgtTTATCTTTCTGTTTATGTCTGCgtttatctgtctatctatttgtctgtctatctatccctTTCTacatgtctgtttgtctatctgtctgtgtctggctgtctgtctgtgtctggctggctgtctatctatcttttctgtctgtctatctatctacaatATCCATTTAACCTTCTGTCAGTCTGTTTCTGGCTGTCTGTATATCTATCCCTGtatgtctctctgtctatctgtcctcatctgtctgtgtctgtctatgTAACTctttctatccatctatctatctgtctgtctgtctgtctgtctgtctgtctgtctgtctgtctgtctgtctgtctgtctgtctgtctgtctgtgtctaacTGGCTGTCTATCTAACCCTTTCTAACtgtatgtctctctctctttgtgtctgtttgtctatctttCTCTCTTTGGCTATCTGTCCACCTATCAAATATAATAAAAGCAGGTCATGGCACCTTTCATTTCAAGGCCGAAAGGGTTAAACAGTTATCTACTATTTTTCCACACTAGACTGCTACATTCTTggacaatttaaaaaaatctacccTGTTTATTTCAAACACTTTCTGAATATGATGAGCTTTAATAAActaaaatgacaaattatacATGGTAAGCATGTTTATATTTAGCTTCATATCATGTGTTTATATGTAGACACTGGGAGGCAACATTGCAAGCGCATATCCAAACTCTGATCTGACCCCTGTCCTGGCTGCTGGGAGATGCACGCTGGTCGCTCTGTCTAAAGGTGAGATCATTTCTTTTATGAACTTCACTGGTGTTGTACTTTGCAAGTCTTAACTCTCTAAGCCCATTTGTTATTTCAGAGGGGCGGCGGAGAGTGCCGATTGATAAAGACTTCTTCTTGGGTTTCGCAAAAACAGCTGTGAAGCCAAATGAGATCATCCTGTCTGTTTTTATTCCTGCTTCTAGAAAGGTGAATAACTAATAGTTATTGATGACCGCAAACATTTGTTTGATAACGTATAACACTTTTCACCAGGATGAGGTTGTGCATGCGTTCAGACACGCTCCACGTAAGGAGAATGCGTTGGCTACGGTCAACGCCGGGATGCGTGTTTGGTTCAACGAGAACTCAAGTGTGGTAAAAGACATCAGCATTTATTATGGAGGAGTGGGAACAACTATTGTCAGTGCTGAGGGCGTGTGCAAACAAATCATTGGAAGGTAATGCACagatacatatacatacatatacatatgtCCTTAAATAATCCAGTTTTATTTAGTAGGGAAATTGGCATTAAAAGTCTGGCCTTGGTCTTGGTGTCAACCCCTAAAGGTCTTGGTCTTGGTTCAGGTGGTCTTGACTATAACACTTTTATTTAGAAATGATAAATAGCATTGTATTTGGTCCTTATGAAGGCCTTGGGAGGACGCAACATTAAGTGATGGGTACGGGGCGCTGATGGATGACGTAACTCTGATGGCGTCGGCTCCGGGTGGGAAGGTGGACTTTCGGAGATCCTTGACTCTTAGCTTGCTCTTTAAATTCAACCTGCTCGTTCTCCAATACCTGCAAGAGAAGGTATACACGATCTCATATGCAATCTTTTACGTCACATGAACATCATTTGGAAACATATTTGGTTGTTTACTGTTAATgtgttatgtgtgtgtttaacagaatgtatttctgaaggaaATACCCAAAGGGCTCCAAAGCACAATCCAGCCTTTACCTAAACACATTCAGCCCGGCTACCAGGAGTTTCAGGTTCAACACTGTCTATCATTGAATAATGTGTTTATGTACTCTATATTATGGTTGTATAAACGGTGAGTTTATGTGCACAGAATGTCTTAGAGACTCAGTTGGCACAGGATCCAGTGGGTCGACCCATGGTTCACCGTTCGGCTCTGAGCCAGGCGACTGGAGAAGCTGTTTACTGTGACGATCTACCGCACATCGACGGTGAACTTTTCCTAGCGATCGTGACCAGCTCCAGAGCGCACGCCAAGATCATGTAAGAGACACACATGTACTCCAGATACAAAGTGCAGTTCTGCATGCCCCAATGACTTTCTTTAAATGTTTCCAGTGGTGATGTTTTTAAggtaacatttatattttaagctttatTAACTACGGCAGCATGCATGTATATGAGAGAGTTGCGGTCAAACCTCTAACCTAATTTTACAAAAACGCATCACTTTACCACGGAAgatatttaatttaacaaattaaaattaaatttaacttaaattgaatttatcataattgtttttttttatacagaCGTATCGACTTCAGTGAAGCGCTAAAGTTGCCTGGCGTGGTGGACGTGGTCATTGCCGATGACATACCAGGCAAGAAGTGCAGGAACATCGTGGGATTCAATGAAGAACTGCTTGCTAAAAGCGAGGTTTGCTTTTGTTGACTGTTTTGCATAAATTGCCACATAATTTACTCCACATCATGCCATACCAGTtgtatatgacttcctttctttagctgaacacaaacaaataatttaaattaaaaagccGTGCCATGTTATCTTCTTATATGGGGCACATATATTCATTAACCATGAAATCCATGTTTTCTGATGTGAAACGATATGTTTGTGAGAAAAAAGGTTCATATTTTGAGCCTCGATCAGCATGGTAAATTCAGATCTGGTGGCACATCAATAACGTTGATTCTCATTGGTTCTCATAACAAAACATGCACATGATGACTAGCGACGAGAAACACAAGAACTTATGAGATTCGActtcatatttgggtgaactgtttgtttaaaatagaaatatGAATTTAATATGACGCATGTGTCCAATGTGTCATCAGGTGACCTGTGTTGGTCAGATGGTTTGTGCTGTGGTTGCAGATTCTGAAGCTCACGCTAAACGTGGAGCGGCGTTGGTGAAGATCACCTACGAAGATCTGCAGGATTGCATCTTTACTTTGGAGGTGAGCGGAGACTTTTCATCTCATGAATTCTTGTGAAACATAATGTTTTTATGAATCTGTTCTTGGATCTTGTTTGCAGGAGGCCATAGAGAAGCAGTCGTTCTTCTTACCTAAGTGGAAAATTGGGAGAGGAGATGTTGAAAAGGCTTTGGAAGATGCAGAGCAAGTCTATGAAGGTAACATGTGCTACCGTAACCATCTATAGCCTATATATATACCATGATTGCTCTTTTTTGCACATCTAAATATTTCGAAGATCTTGATGAACTTGATGAATGTTTCCTATGTGTTTTTGGCTTGTGTCAGGAGAGATTCGGATTGGAGGGCAAGAACATTTCTACCTGGAAACACAGAGTTTTCTGGTCGTTCCCGTTGGGGAAGAACAGGAGATGAAAGTGTATTTGTCCACCCAACATCCTACATTTACACAGGTATGATTTGTTTACAGAAGCATTATGGATAGAAATGATAagatgaataaaataataataataatattaatgagggtcttaTTTTGGGAGATGCAATGTTTCACACATCCCCTAGCGTTCCATtggtaaaaaaacaaacacccCCAAAGTCACACTATTGTGCCGATGTTGGTGTGTTGATGCCACTGTTGGCCAAAAGCTACATactttattttgaatgttttctGAATTTCGTCTTCACGCTGCAGGTGGCAATAGCCGAGACGTTGGGAATCCCGTCCAATCGTGTGTCTTGCCATGTTAAACGAGTGGGCGGGGCATTCGGTGGCAAAGTCACCAAAACCTCCATCTTGGCATCCATTACGGCCGTCGCTGCCTGGAAGTGAGTCAAAACAAGCTGTGTTTCCATTaaagatttgcgcaaaactttagccttattttctaaatgtcaacaaaaaacaattgcgaTATGACACCGTTTCCATTAAACAACGTTATGCGACTAAAACGTAATTTTATTCTTTCACGATAAAACCATGGCGTTgagtgtgttcgacttcatacaTCAAAATACAGCAAGAGTGACTCGAAAGCATACAGAGCAGTCAACCCCTGAATCACTCTTGCGGTATTTTAAAGTTACTGCATgtggttgttttttttttaccacatCTCTTCTGTCTCGTACTTCAATCAAACAAACGGcgtcatatttaaagaataatgGTGTGACTTTTACGCACATCAGTTGACCTGTAAATGCAAAAAGACAGTTTTGCAATATATTCCTTGTTCATAGTGTCCGAAAAACCACCTAACCCGAGCGTAAAAACTTTTTCACCATATATGGGAGTTTATGCGAAATTGACGCGTTTCCATTAGATGCATTTTCAAGTTGTTATTTtaatttgcgcaatttgaagggtaatgaAAACAGCTATTGTTAATGAATCAATGCTTTTGTGCACATTTTAACGATCGAAATAGTAAAATTTGTTTACTTATTTTTCAAATAGTTCCTATTTGTGATTTTTGCTAATCTTATTTTCACGTCCAGGACTGGACGGCCAGTGCGATGTGTATTAGAAAGAGGCGAGGACATGCTGATAACCGGAGGACGCAACCCAGTGTGGGGGAAGTATAAggcaaatacacaaaatatattattttccGATATAAggtaataattattattacattagTCTGTATGACTTTTTTTAGTATTTAATTGTTTGGTGTGTGCTTATCTGTGTTGAAAAGGTGGGATTTATGAAAAACGGGAGAATAACAGCAGCTGATTTTCAATATTACGTCAATGCTGGAAACACGGCAGATGAGTCTGTATTGGTAAGATGTGTCAAACTTCTGTATGAAAGTATGTTCAAGGTCTTAAATTGGTATAGTCAAGGTGGAAATGTTGGTATATTACAAAACATaatatttcattgtttttatttacttttcaaGGTAGCTGAAAAGATCCTATTACATCTTGATAATGCCTATAACATACCAAACCTGCGTGGCCAATCAGCAGCTTGCAGGACAAACCTGCCATCCAATACGGCATTCAGAGGATTCGGTGTGCCCCAGTGCATGCTGGTCATCGAGAATATGATCACCGATGTCGCTCATAAACTCGGCCGTCGGCCCGAAGAGGTCAGGTGTTGATCAGTTATCAAATGTTGTTTTGCTTCTGGCCCAGTTGTGGTCGCAATTGTAATCATATTGCAGTAATAAACGTACTGAACGTATATTATTATACCTTACCATTAACAAAAATACCAGTTTAattgcattttcttaaaattattcaCATTTAAATCTTGAACTTGatgatattttttaattttgaagTTTCCTCTTCTGAATGGCAGATCAGagaaataaacatgtacaaAGAACTCTCGCTCACTCACTACAAGATGAAGTTCGATCCGGAGAATCTCGTCCGCTGTTGGGAAGAATGCAAAGAAAAAGCCGACATCCACCGGAGACGTCAGGCCATCGACATCTTCAATAAGGAAAACCAGTACAAAAAGAAGGGAATCGCCATTGTGCCCATTAAATACGGCATTGGGTTTTCAATGAGCTTCCTCAACCAGGTTATTTTTTCCTAAAACATGTTAAATATGTTAACAATAACCAATAAAGCATAGAtccactgtaagttgctttggataaaagtatgCATGAACGCGAACTCTCATTAATCTGTCATGTGTTTATATTAAAGGCTGCTGCTCTCGTGCATATATATAATGATGGATCTGTGTTAGTTAGCCATGGTGGAATAGAAATGGGTCAGGGATTACACACTAAAGTCCAGCAGGTATTTCTGCACTTCTCTGCAACCTTTTGAGGATATAAAGGTTTGCAGATGGATGACAACTTTATGTGGTGGAATCTTACAGGTTGCCAGTCGAGAGCTGAATATCCCAACTTCTCTGATTCACATCTCTGAGACCAGCACGGAGTGTGTTCCCAACACCTGCCCGTCTGCTGCATCCTTTGGTACGGATGCGAACGGAATGGCCGTACAGGTACCCAACATTCAATCCTACAGCTAAAGTCATTGATTCACAGAACCAATAGACTGCATATGaatttatttagaaatattGGAAAGAATATTCAAATAATTCCATATATAATATTCCATTCATATCCGAGTTTTGAACTTACTGAAAGCTTTGTGTGTCATTAAAAGTCGAATGGACAAATATCTTATTCAGTGTTTGTCTTTGGTTATCTTATAACGTTGTGTAATTTTACAGGATGCCTGTCAAATTTTGTATAAAAGACTCGAGCCAATCAGAAAGAAGAATCCCAATGGTACATGGCAGAACTGGGTAAAGATTTACATAGCATCTTTAAGTATACAGAAAAAGTAGTTAAAGTGCTCCTACTATCGATTTTTGAAAATTACCTTTCATGCAGGGTGTAATGTAGCTGTAAGTAAGCtgtttatcttgtttttagtacaaatatctaaagtTCCCTTACGAAAGAAACTTTACTCTCCATCAGAGGGCTGACCCTATCGGAAAAAACTACAACGTGACAGTGTCAGCTCTCTGACgaagcgtctcgttcccttttcACGGATCAAGGGTTACAAACGTAACCCGTGGcgattcttaaatcaagatgcattttcttgataagcaaaatattctaagaaaataattacaaaaaatataacatttatttgtgcttaaaaccagcaaaaaaaaaaaaaaaaaaatacaactgACAATGgtgtaagaatttttttcttgaattaagtgtttaaaaaagttttttatttcttaccccattagaaatttttatgttgttttgtgcACAATGCGCTTAAATTTGTCACAATTTGCCTAATCCCCGCCTACTTTCTACATGTACATCTGCAAAAATTTGAACCTCTCTGTGCGCTGTACGCATTAGACCAATCACAACAGACtgagtcatctgaccaatcagaacgtAGTCACGCAAAGGATGGGCTTGGCAAGATGAATCATAATAGGAGCACTTTAATAGTTTTATtgtgttggcttgacaaagtcTCTGAGGATCCtaattgaggtattaagccacgcccctagcaaccaaatatgagtaCCCTagaaacataataaacaaagccttatatctctgcatctgaatatcatagagacatgggtaTTAGGTCttttaatcatgctagcttcatgttaaatcatgttaactttatgctagcattatgctaaatcatgttagcttcatgctaaatcatgctagcttcatgctaaattgtgttaacatcatgttagcttgatgctaaatcatgttagcttcatgctaaatcatgctagcttcatgctaaattgtgataacatcatgttagcttcatggtaaatcatgttagcatcattctagcttcatgctaaatcatgttagcttcatgctaacttgaAGTTAAATCATGCcaacttcatgctaacttcgtgTTAAAGCATATTAgtttcatgctaaatcatgtttatGGCAAGGTAGACTAGTAAACTAAACATAATTTAAGtttctgtcaatctgtttgAAATGTTTAGGCCTTGTTAGGCGTTgttaggctttgtcaagccaacataaagtttgtctacaaacttttctatctagttgtATTTGTGGGTTTAACTCCTAACTATCTTTTCGCTAAAGATAATGACTGCGTTTTTGGAGAAGATTAGTTTGTCGACTACCGGATACTACAGGTAAACATTTCCCTCTAAACAACCCCTTAGTCTTCAAATTCTAATATACATTTTGGAGCTTTAAATGAGATCTTGGCAGTGTCTGATTTGCTGAAATATCAAGGTTTTCGAACAAAAGCCAGAGTTTGCGATATGAACTCAATATGAACATTTTTCATCAAATTCTTCAActttaattttatgtatttatttgattAGACTTAAAGGTACAGTGTGGGTTTTTAGAAGCATCTAGatgtgaggttgcaaattgcaactaACAGCTCattccacagctcacccctcaatttcgaaacgcatagagaagctacggtagccacgcATCAGGGCAATTTAGGGCTATTTAGGGCTCTTCACTGTAAGAAGACGTAGATAAAAACGGTTTATACGTTCATTATGAAacgtctttatacaccactaataatatagttatgtatattatattgcatttctgtcaagagatctttctaaaagtcccactgcacctttaataagaGCAACTTTGCtgacaaaaattatttaaaacaacTCAATAAGATTCCTGGACTGCATCATCAAATAAGGAACAAAGGATTCATACAGACAAAACACATTCGTTTTGTTTGATGTTTGTGAATGTTTTGTCGGCTAACAGAGGTCAAGACTTGTATATGGACTGGGAGAAGCAAGAGGGAAAGCCGTATGCTTATTTCACATACGGTGTGTGCTGCAGTGAGGTCGAGCTGGACTGTTTGACTGGAGAGTACAGGGTAAACCTATACattaccatacatttttgtttattgttgcACTAGTAAAATCATCTTGTGTATTTTTCCTCGTAGACTTTGAGGACCGATATGGTCGTCGATATCGGCAGAAGTATAAATCCATCGATCGACATTGGTCAGGTAAGATACTTGCTACTATAGGACATTATAgatgttgtttttctttgtggtattgatatttatgtgtttgtgtCAGATTGAGGGATCATTCATACAGGGTTTGGGTCTCTTCACAATGGAGGAACTCAAGTTTTCTCCCTCTGGCATGTTGTACACACGTGGGCCGGGCCAATACAAGATCCCGTCTTTCTGTGACGTTCCTCTGAAGTTTAACGTCTACCTGTTAGCCGGATCATCAAACCCTCTTGCCATCTACTCTTCAAAGGTGATCGACTCATATCGATtcatattaataacatttttactTCATTTCAAGTTTGgctaaatgtttattttgcgTTCGATTTTTTTGGTACGCTGTTTCATTCAGCAACATTTTTCCTTGCGTTTTGCGCATTTATACATGGGTAAAGTGGAAGTATCACCAAATaaaactttctttctttattcttatttttttttttaggggaTCGGTGAGCCGTGTCTGTTTTTAGGCAGTTCGGTGTTTTTCGCTATCAAAGAGGCCGTGGCTGCTGCCCGTAAGGATGCGGGTTTAACTGGACCGTTCACCCTGAACAGCCCTGCCACCCCAGAGCGGACGTGTCTCGCCTGTGCCACACGTTTCACAAACATGGTacgaaaataaaataatttgttaaaaTCACTTTTAAGTGGTTAAATTGTAATTGTTATGAAGTAATGATATTGAgatgcttttatttttattttataggtTTTACAAAGTAAAGCCGGATCAACTTCTGGATCAGCTCAGCCGTGGGCTTTGGACATATAATCAATATTATCATTAAAACATCATAATACTTTTATCTAACACTTATATGGACAACACAAGCATTTATATTGCTCTTCTGAAACACTTAATAAAAGTATTATCAGTTTACCAACTAATACTAACAAAAACATTGGACCCATGCTGTGTATGTTACAACAAATCATTATTTTAACTTTGATAATTTCATCACATTTGCAACATACATTTATCTATTCAGTTTTtctattgtattttttaaattacatttataagCAGTTATAAAAttgtttgcatttaaaaggtgcaatgtgggacttttagcgTCATCAAGTGGTGAGAATTGCAACAGATGGCTCAGTTTACAGCTCACTCCTCCTTTTCCAGTCGCATAGTAAAACTATGATAgacgccacaggacaaacatgtcattgtctgagacaacataaTGATAAAATGCCCTCTATAGATTAGTTTGGCCATTTAGggttactgtagaaacatgactgTGACTCATTCtgaagtaataaaaacaatacagttcattttgtaacgTCTTTATAgaccactgataatatatttatgtatattatattgcatttctgtcaagcgACATTTAAGATTGTGTTGTTCACTAATTAAATTCTATTATAATATACAAATTAGTACCGTTATATTTTACCtaattatatttctatattaaataaatatatgcattaatGTTGTCACACTATAATGGTAAATTGACTAAATGAAGGTAAATTGACCTGGTTGACTTTTAAAAATCTCAAAAATTACTACAGTAAACTGCTtttaacagggttcccacaccttagttaactttaaattcaagaacctttcaaggactttc
Protein-coding sequences here:
- the LOC135726292 gene encoding aldehyde oxidase 3-like isoform X2; this translates as MFPGNGVQRNATGFRSVFSCLVGVSEMSAQSAARCIKPRDSKETALSMGSSWNVVFHSGRQVCINFMKMAEQTLEDGLIFYVNGKKIMEKNPDPETMLLPYLRKKLRLTGTKYGCGGGGCGACTVMVSRYDPQNKNISHFSVNACLLPICQLHGGAVTTVEGIGSTKTKLHPAQRIAKAHGSQCGFCTPGMVMSMYTLLRNNPKPTLEEVTEGLAGNLCRCTGYRPIVDGYRTFCEREKCCQINGTACCMANENGSVGPVVNGQLELFNKDGLLPLDPTQDLIFPPELMRLAESQERISQKFIGERMTWISPGSLDELLQLKADHPQAPIVMGNTNIGLDIKFKGIFHPVLLSPTRVHELFKVTQKPEGVCVGAGCSMSVVKSVLEKSIGSFPPENTHMFRALLQQINLLGGQQIRNVATLGGNIASAYPNSDLTPVLAAGRCTLVALSKEGRRRVPIDKDFFLGFAKTAVKPNEIILSVFIPASRKDEVVHAFRHAPRKENALATVNAGMRVWFNENSSVVKDISIYYGGVGTTIVSAEGVCKQIIGRPWEDATLSDGYGALMDDVTLMASAPGGKVDFRRSLTLSLLFKFNLLVLQYLQEKNVFLKEIPKGLQSTIQPLPKHIQPGYQEFQNVLETQLAQDPVGRPMVHRSALSQATGEAVYCDDLPHIDGELFLAIVTSSRAHAKIIRIDFSEALKLPGVVDVVIADDIPGKKCRNIVGFNEELLAKSEVTCVGQMVCAVVADSEAHAKRGAALVKITYEDLQDCIFTLEEAIEKQSFFLPKWKIGRGDVEKALEDAEQVYEGEIRIGGQEHFYLETQSFLVVPVGEEQEMKVYLSTQHPTFTQVAIAETLGIPSNRVSCHVKRVGGAFGGKVTKTSILASITAVAAWKTGRPVRCVLERGEDMLITGGRNPVWGKYKVGFMKNGRITAADFQYYVNAGNTADESVLVAEKILLHLDNAYNIPNLRGQSAACRTNLPSNTAFRGFGVPQCMLVIENMITDVAHKLGRRPEEIREINMYKELSLTHYKMKFDPENLVRCWEECKEKADIHRRRQAIDIFNKENQYKKKGIAIVPIKYGIGFSMSFLNQAAALVHIYNDGSVLVSHGGIEMGQGLHTKVQQVASRELNIPTSLIHISETSTECVPNTCPSAASFGTDANGMAVQDACQILYKRLEPIRKKNPNGTWQNWIMTAFLEKISLSTTGYYRGQDLYMDWEKQEGKPYAYFTYGVCCSEVELDCLTGEYRTLRTDMVVDIGRSINPSIDIGQIEGSFIQGLGLFTMEELKFSPSGMLYTRGPGQYKIPSFCDVPLKFNVYLLAGSSNPLAIYSSKGIGEPCLFLGSSVFFAIKEAVAAARKDAGLTGPFTLNSPATPERTCLACATRFTNMVLQSKAGSTSGSAQPWALDI